A stretch of DNA from Ranitomeya variabilis isolate aRanVar5 chromosome 1, aRanVar5.hap1, whole genome shotgun sequence:
ATATTGTAACATAAAGCTTGTGATGCTAGCAGCAAATGAGGGTTTGAATGGAAGGTCTAAGAAGTACAAATGCAAATACTTGAAAATCAGAGGAGTCTGAGGAGATACAATAATGAGGCAATACAAGAATCTAGATGATGGCAACTGAACTCATTACAGTCTAAATACTCAGACACAAAAGAAGTGTgtcaggcttctttcacacttcagtttggcgtcagtcagctccgacatcgtgatggatcgacggatccgtcaaaattgttgagaaaacagTTCTAACGGATCAgtttttgtgacggatcagttacactgttccgttaaaaaaacggatccattagaaCCGTTGCTACCATTTTTCCATCCGTTGTAAccgttttttgatggatccgttttttaaaaagggaggatctcaatgtgattggctactggaaactactggaaaactatatatactgtgtatttacaccacagctttgaaaggttgtagagaaagtggcaaagatggaaggggtgctggcgaatattgtgaagatatgtgcggatttcacttttgaggctaatcggttggcagtcatcattcgagacaaggaggaagaaagactgcgcatcctgtggcagcggcggaagagaaggccgtggatccatcctatcacagcccaacgcatgacccgtggtgtttattccacactttacattgaattgagggaaaatcctcAAAAATTCTTCAGCTATGTGCGAATGAAAGTagaaaatttcgaaattttgttGGGCCATGTGGAGGAATCTATACGGAGatgagacacccagatgcgcttctccatatcaccagcggagcgtctcatggtgactattcagtaagttttttttttttttaatgattctcattcatcagacttataactataatgttgttttttgaagtttttattaattattgtcttttcctttcgttaacagattccttgcaactggagagtcattttcatccctacatttccagttcaggcttgggatatccacaatctcagggatcatcagagagacctgccgggcattgtgggagtgcttacaagcggaatacattccagagccatcacaggagaggtggctggagattgcccacaattttgaacaaatatgccagttcccaaattgtgttggagcagtcgatgggaagcatataaggattgtaaaaccttctggctctggatcagaattttacaactacaAGAAGTACTTCtctattgtattgatggccatagcctaTGCACACTGCAAGTTTAtagctgtggatatcggtgcgtatggacgcgaaaatgactcccagatttttaaaacttcaccaatggggcgtcgtttgtatggagagacatttgactttccaccgcctagacctctccctggaaccaccgctccaccattaccatttgtgtgcgttggagatgatgccttccagctatcaccacacttgcttaaaccctatggaagtagtggactgacccagaggaagaaaattttaaattatcgcttaaccagagcacgaagagttgtggaatgtgcctttggcatcttaactgctaaatggagaatcctactaactgcaattaaactgcagactgaaactgttgatgatgtggtgaaggcttgcgtggtacttcacaattttgttttatccaaagaacatgtttccctggaagataatgtgtcagaaaccaccttgcgggattaccaaAACACAAGTTTTCGCAGTCCAGTGGCAGtgtccagaatgcgggacaattttgcagactacttcatgtctcctcaaggatcagttgactggcagtacgaaatggtgtaaaaaaaattttttcacacttgtaaatataccatgttttttgttttgttacaaaacctttggactttaacctcacagtattgtatgttttgaaccggtacccctttacacattttctcctgttacttttaccataatcttggtggttttaatacagtttaaaaaaaaaaaaggaaagacaataaaattgtttttgaacccaaaaaagttttatttatttacaagttctcataatttggggtggagatagtagcgcaggggctgacagggcggaccacgtcgatagtgggggaTAGGACATcatggggaggaacagaagtggaatgggtggtgaaaacatgaggtcgggcagggagttgaggtacagatgtggtctgtgggaggtatggtgaaggtgttggtgggattgggaacggtgaagttaaaggggaagaatggaaaggggaaggtaggtactgggaaatactgaggggggaaggaaggaatggcgaaggagtagaagtaggatggaTGGGagaaggatggacgggaggaggatggacgggaggatagacggcggcttgagaggggaaaggtgttgaaacatgaagggtaggtggaggggcttgggacatcgcctgtgctagagcagtgtggcagccttgcatcacatgcatctgcaggtcaggaattagattttccatgtgcctgaggaccgactgaaaaaaacagtgtcttggtgacaggtttgcatctgaatgcatcctatccagacgactgctgagttcaagtatgcttttgttaagcatattgtacccagcatatgtttgctcacccaaaagcttgatggcattctggaaggctgcattcaaatgcaaaaactcaggcgcatagctcctttcctgacctctctggcgctgcagtCCTGACTCCAAAGGTGGTCTAGATCTTGCGGcactgtcagaggggtggggtaaagggaactctaactcatcacctgcagcttcaagtgatgaagtccgccctgctgctccagtgctggtggatggggccgaggatcacacaaaagggaaggtacagatacagaggggttgacgtggtccccggtggcggactccagagagatcgctccagaggggtgcaactctgatgcgggctcccgagtgctgcagacagtgctgttaaagaagaaaaaaaaaaaacatttgtatcttgatattacaattgcccttgctgccaaaaaaatatgaaggttacacattttatcagtttgactgaaaacatgtggtgttgaatatttaccttctgctcagcagtgtCGACCGGGGGAATGACAGGGCTCTTgcatatttatacctgctcctgcgtcctctagacccactcggggcctgcatctccttgttgaactccctcttgaagcgatccctgagtgaccgccaccgcacgatagccctgttacctggaaagataaagcaaaaattggttactatacagcacattaaatcatgctaacataaggtaatgaagtgtgaatacttacgcgctagatcttgggccccagcgtcgagttcctcccagttctccagaacagcactgcacacttcctcccatagccgtcgggtgacgaactggtcagcatggtggcggtccgccatgttccacagcggctcccaacTTTGGACCGCTTGAatgagggtgtccacatcaatgccctcctcttcctcagcctgttcgggagcacgctgtgaagccttaacaaaaaaataagaataaaaagggaaagattataccacatgaattttacagtttacgaaacaccaaaccaaaaaggaacttactcttcggtgaccgccgcgattagcattccgacgactatgggaggtgctttgaggaactctacgccgagccccggattgtgaagactaaaaaaaaaataaataaataaataaattatgtgcttgcatggaggcatatgtactgtgtgtgtgctgtgctgaatgtttgtgttggatgtagtgtgttttatgtgaggatcggTCTCTGCAAAACGACGTACACTATGCGCTCCagctcctctcatttctccaccctgcccgtctccttctggaagcccctctgcttcagcttcctgtgaaaacagaataaatacatatagggttcaaaaacagaataaatacatatagggttaccagagatgtacccaaaaaaaattatgaagaaaaaaaactatcacctcaggtggctgacgatgtgagggggggctctcagaagaagacattatggtcctgCATCTGTCTTAGGTCCTTGCTgcatctgtcttgggtccttgctgcattTCTCTTGGGTCCTGTTTttcttgggtccctaagaatctgcaagtataaggagagttctaagctactatacaaaaggatagataaagcttttgggactttatacttacatctgttttccaaactcttgggtccttgctgcgtctgtcttgggtccttgctgcgtctgtcttgggtccttgctgcattTCTCTTGGGTCCTGTTTttcttgggtccctaagaatctgcaagtataaagagagttctaagctactatacaaaaggatagataaagctttcgggactttatacttacatctgttttccaaactcgGGTCCTTGCTGCGTCTGTCGTGGGTCCTTGCTGTGTCTGTCTTGGGTTCTTGCTGCGTTTCTCTTGGGTCCCGTTTttcttgggtccctaagaatctgcaagtataaagagagttctaagctactatacaaaaggatagataaagcttttgggactttatacttacatctgttttccaaactcttgggtccttgctgcgtctgtcttgggttcttgctgcgtctgtcttgggtccttgctgcgtttctcttgggtcccgtttttcttgggtccctaagaatctgcaagtaaaaagagagttctaagctactatacaaaaggatagataaagctttcgggactttatacttacatctgttttgcaAACTCTTGGGTCcttgcctctttcacacttcagtcttttggcgtcagtctgaaaccaccATTttactcaaatagcggatccgccatttttttttggcggatccgctattttcccatagacttgcattagcgacggattgtgatggattgtcgtccgttccatccaccatgtgacggatccgtcgaaatttggcggacgtcatctagacatagacggacattataacttttttgtctgcgctgaaatggcggttcgcgatggatccgtcgcgtccgccattccatagaatggccgcctatgggcgagggaaccgtcgcgaccgtcatttcggcggatcagtcgccccaatccgctttttcaattgcgcatgctccaaaaagtagatacttttcccagacaacccccaagtaacggatccgtcaaaaaaacggatccgttagaaccgttttctcaacaattgtgacttaTCCgtcgagcagactgacgccaaacatctgaagtgtgaaagaagccttagtgggtCTTAAAAAgtcttgagagcagagcaaagggcAATGACCATTGGAGAAGGGAAAAGAGCTTAGCCTAGAAGATGAGACACGTGTGAAACAGTGGGACTACTTTtatgaatacaaaaaaaaaactgttgaaagggaaaaaaaatccagtCCTTAGAGGGCTAATACACCTTCTCACACAACTCAGCTCAGACCTAGCTTTTACGCAAGTGACTGCAGAAGAATCACTCCCCAAATGTATTGTGTACAATAAAAAATTATGAATGCTAATGCCATAGCTCTGTTGTCTGAAAAAAGCTAGCAATGGAAAGCGTCAACTTTTATCACTGATTTCTTTGACAGTATTCCTTCAAGAGTAAAATTAGAAATGACACTAAGCAGAGGCGTAAATTGACACTTCTGGAGCACAATCTAAACCCTGCACCATATATTATGATAATGTCAACCTATGTGGCAGCAGAGTTTATGGGCTATCCTTAGATGCCAGAACTGGGTGTGACTATTTCAGCCTCCCATGCCTCTGACTTTTGGAAAAAAGTTAGAAATTTGGGATTTTATAAAGGCACAAGTAGAAAAAGACATAACCTCCTTAACAGTCTGTTGGGCACGCTTTACTTCTATTACAGGGCTGGGCTGCTGAGCATGAACCACAGATACACCTCTGTAGCAAATATGAAAGTAAACTTTACGAACATTTTCTTCCAGTGATGTGACTACTTTGGTGCTAACCACTTGATAGCTGCGCTTCAAAGACAAACTTTTCATCCACTGATGAGGGATCTTCCAAACAACAGAAATCCAGATCAGAGACTTTCACCTTAGATGTTAAGCTTTGCATATATAAAAAAGACAGAAGGGAGACTTCCCAGAAGGGAGTCAGAATGTGCATCTTTATCAAGCAGTCACGGGTCTCAGTGACCTCTACATCCCGGCTTCTATGATTCAGGCAGTTCTGACCTTTAACCTTCCCTCTGGCGAGCTTCAGGGTATATTGCATTGCTCTTCTCTCCATTCGCTGGTTTTTCATCTCTTTCTAGTTCACTTACTCGGTGATAAAGGCGCACAGCTTGCATTCATGGAAACAGAAAAGAAGCAAGGGATATGTTCCATAGAAATCAGCCCGGCATGCAATAATCTATCCCGCTCCGTAAGAAGAGAAGAATTCTACATATGTGTCGGCGAAGAAAAGAAAATGAGAATTTTGACTGCTGGAGTCAGGATGGCGGGTTTCGCTCTTGCAAATCATTGACCCCTTGGACATCCTTTAGAagtaatacaaaaaaaaatgtatatatatatatatatatatatatatatatatatatatatatatatatatatatatatatatatatatatatatatataaatcacataTTAGAAAAAGAAGACTTTTGGAAAAGTTTTATGGGATGAAAAGGCTTCAGTTGTGCCTGcatctagagatgagcaaacttgttgggaaaacattcatcaatctcaaattcggcacaaacattgcacattcagatttgtgttcaGATTCGGATTTTcctcaaaattgcaaaatttggcaaAAGATTGGTAAATCATTGCGTttctactaatgcttttgttaggatttTGGCTACAATAGTGgtgatcaggggtgggattcaaatttttaacaacaggtcctctaagtcgcggcggccggaattttggccactcccattttcaataaccccgcccatactaataagccacgcccagtggcacgattcatatttttggaagcatgcgagcaggtctgagagtgctggagcgcatacctgcgctcctgttacagagcccgccccgaccgcaggtgtcctaaacgggactcagagaggcagtgcgatgctgcctctttgagtcccgttcaggacacttgcggtcgactccgggctttgaacaggagcgcaggtatgcgctccctccagcactctcagacccgctcgcagggcaggtttgacagccgctttgctgcgattatacgcaccgtataatcgcagcaaaatcgtccgtgtgcgcctgcccttaggtaaacctgcattcgcagggggttggacccgatggcccttgaggtcccttccaactctacaattttataattctaagaatgctagcaccaaagaacagggcgctgatactgtatatgggagaggggtgttatacgggttgtgtactacagctctgcatttctctatacattattcaaggaccaaacaaaccttgaggagtcttccatgatgtcaacgtggcatccactgtgtttctagccagcagcttcagctggtagctaaaaataagagagaaagtgttaggggcactgtgatgtctatatgaacacgatcgtgtcatatacacatcagcttctccctcctatatagtccatgactggctgccacatccaacagggcccagggaaggctagagggctgcagggcaaaggaggaggctagtggggactgggtgctgcagggcccaggagggaggctacagagtccagcgggaggctagtgggactgggggctgcagggcccaggggggaggctacagagtccagcgggaggctagtgggactgggggctgcagggcccagggggaggctagtggggacttggggctgcagggcccagggggaggctagagggctgcagggcccagggggaggctggtggggacttggggctgcagggcccagggggaggctacagggctgcagggcccagggggaggctagtggggacttggggctgcagggcccagggggaggctagagggctgcagggcccagggggaggctggtggggacttggggctgcagggcccagggggaggctagagggctgcagggcccagggggaggctagtggggacttggggctgcagggcccagggggaggctggtggggacttggggctgcagggcccagggggaggctacagggctgcagggcccagggggaggctagtggggacttggggctgcagggcccagggggaggctagagggctgcagggcccagggggaggctggtggggacttggggctgcagggcccagggggaggctacagggcgcccccccctctataatactatctacaaggcacaaataccgccacaccatgaccagatgacatattaccatcacagtgatcgaataatatcaaatacaaggaacaaataccaaaacatcatgaccagaccacatattaccaccacatagtgactgaatactatagtactgatcaataataaaaaaaaccccacaatactatcaccataagtgccattatacacaggagatctgtacttagtatgcagtgtctgtgtacaggtaatccagtgatcaccagtgacattatacacaggagctctgtatatagtgtatgggtaatacagtgatcaccagtgacattatacacaggacctctgtatatagtatacagtgtatagtgtcagtgtataggtaacacactgactcaccagtgacgtctctaggtgaagtccttcatctttcatcccgcacagaccgccatcacttcatccagccaggactcgtctctgcaggaaataacacagttatctcgagttccacttgcagaacacattacttaattttcccaacttttacattacaccacacgaagaaagcgacatagtgtcactgtacacagtaataggaccgcccctccatttaaaacagtgtactcaaaaaataaaataaatacatcactgcagtaataatatcccttaattagccccctatggtaataatattcgccatcctagcccctgtgtgtctcattcctggcgtcagccatatgttctcccatcctgccctaatgagtatccatcctgccccatatgatcttcccatcctgccccatctgtctccatcgtatccatcctgccccatgatcctgccccatctgtctccaatcctgcctccagtgtctccagtcatgccgccatgtctgtcatcctgccccctgtgtctccaatcatgccccgtttctccattctgcccctgtgtccagcaatctgcccctgtgtcatgctttctacccccgtgtccagctttctgcccccctgtgtccagctttctgcccccctgtgtccagctttctgccccagtgtccagctttctgccccagcatccagctttctgccccagcgtccagctttctgccccagcgtccagcgttctgccccagcgtccagcgttctgccccagcgtccagcgttctgccccagcgtccagctttctgaccccctgtgtccagctttctgaccccagtgtccagctttctgcccctgtgtccagttttctgcccctgtgtccagctttctgccccagtgtccagctttctgcccccgtgtccagctttctgccccagcatccagctttctgccccagtgtccagctttctgcccccgtgtccagctttctgccccagcgtccagctttcagccccagcatccagcgttctgccccagcgtccatcgttctgccccagtgtccagctttctgaccccctgtgtccagctttctgcccctgtgtccagctttctgcccctgtgtccagctttctgccccagtgtccagctttctgcccccgtgtccagctttctgccccagcgtccagctttctgccccagcgtccagctttctgcccccgtgtccagctttctgccccagcgtccagctttcagccccagcatccagcgttctgccccagcgtccatcgttctgccccagcgtccagctttctgaccccctgtgtccagctttctgaccccctgtttccagctttctgcccccctgtgtccagctttctgccccagtgtccagctttctgcccctgtgtccagctttctgtcccagcgtccagctttcagccccagcgtccagcgttctgccccagcgtccatcgttctgccccagcgtccatcgttctgccccagcgtccagctttctgaccccagcgtccagctttctgcccctgtgtccagctttctgcccccctgtgtccagctttctgccccagtgtccagctttctgcccccgtgtccagctttcagccccagcatccagctttcagccccagcgtccagcgttctgccccagcgtccatcgttctgccccagcgtccagctttctgaccccctgtgtccagctttctgaccccctgtgtccagctttctgcccctgtgtccagctttctgcccctgtgtccagctttctgccccagtgtccagctttctgcccccgtgtccagctttctgccccagcgtccagctttctgccccagcgtccagctttctgcccccgtgtccagctttctgccccagcgtccagctttcagccccagcatccagcgttctgccccagcgtccatcgttctgccccagcgtccagctttctgaccccctgtgtccagctttctgaccccctgtttccagctttctgcccccctgtgtccagctttctgccccagtgtccagctttctgcccctgtgtccagctttctgccccagcatccagctttcagccccagcgtccagcgttctgccccagcgtccatcgttctgccccagcgtccatcgttctgccccagcgtccagctttctgaccccagcgtccagctttctgcccctgtgtccagctttctgcccccctgtgtccagctttctgccccagtgtccagctttctgcccccgtgtccagctttcagccccagcatccagctttcagccccagcttccagcgttctgccccagcgtccatcgttctgccccagcgtccagctttctgaccccctgtgtccagctttctgaccccctgtttccagctttctgcccccctgtgtccagctttctgccccagtgtccagctttctgcccctgtgtccagctttctgccccagcgtccagctttcagccccagcgtccagcgttctgccccagcgtccatcgttctgccccagcgtccagctttctgaccccagcgtccagctttctgcccctgtgtccagctttctgcccccctgtgtccagctttctgcccctgtgtccagctttctgcccccctgtgtccagctttctgccccagtgtccagctttctgcccccgtgtccagctttcagccccagcgtccagctttcagccccagcgtccagcgttctgccccagcgtccatcgttctgccccagcgtccatcgttctgccccagcgtccagctttctgaccccctgtgtccagctttctgaccccctgtttccagctttctgcccccctgtgtccagctttctgccctgggccccccccgatcgccgctctcaataaaaaaaaaaaaaaaaaaaaaaaagttctgcttacctgaccgcgatcctgctctctctggttatcggtggggcggccatcttcctgaggccgcgcgtgcgcaggtggagtgctctgctgaccggggcttcaggaaaatttttctgaagccgagatgcgagcaggtaaattctgcgccgccggcgacccgccccccgtattgtgccgccccccgcattgtgccgcccggggcggaccccctccgcttcctacgccactgccagtggtaaccattttgaaaatttctatctgccagcgttccggtaattgaaaatggcattttcaattaccggaacgctggcagatagaaattttagtaaacggctgccccgtaccgggtcgtaccggctgaatcccacccctggtgaTGAAtggggggatgtgtttgatgaggggagagggTGGGAAGAGGTCAGAGTAGCGgtggactgtatttttttttttattaacttactGTGTGGAGATTGAGCTAGCATGTTagtgatgcaactattttttattcacgGTCTTAAAGCAACTGCTGTAGATGGCCACAATGCAATGCCCCCAGTCCACAAGATTCCACTCTTCCAACTTTTTAGGAGCAACACTGGAGCTATTTTTTATATGATAATGTGAGCAAGCCCTAAGATGTTGTCTGATTTCATAAATTTATGTGTAAGTTACCGGGGTGTTGACCTTTTACCTTTTTGTGCTTACTGCTGTTATATTGGCCTTATACACTTTTATAGCTTTACCGCTATTCACTTCCTTTTTTTAAATTGGTAATAAAAAGTACGCTTATTATAGGGCCCAGCAGACAGGCTTTATACACAGACAGACTACTGTGTATGCTTCATCTCCGACTTGTCTAAACCAACATTTGGTCAAAACTGGCAAATGTGCAAGACCCCTTGTGTGGTGACCCAGTCCagagtgtgtccttccctttaagtaatcctggattgtgagtagcttctgtacactacagctcactctctaactgACCCTCTACATTATCgcctgcatttgtgagctgtaattctctatttctagtcacctccattttacATGCAATGCATTTCTTATCTGCTGTGTTCTGGCACCATCTAATGGTAAAAGAATCATAATGActcaat
This window harbors:
- the LOC143805689 gene encoding uncharacterized protein LOC143805689 produces the protein MADRHHADQFVTRRLWEEVCSAVLENWEELDAGAQDLARNRAIVRWRSLRDRFKREFNKEMQAPSGSRGRRSRYKYARALSFPRSTLLSRSTVCSTREPASELHPSGAISLESATGDHVNPSVSVPSLLCDPRPHPPALEQQGGLHHLKLQVMS